AGCTCGTTTAAAACAATATCCTCACCAATTCTCAGGTGGTATGAGACAGCGTGTAGTTATTGCGATGGCGTTAGCTTGTAACCCGAAATTATTAATTGCCGATGAGCCGACAACAGCGCTAGACGTTACGATTCAGGCGCAAATTTTAGAACTTATGAAAGACATTCAGCAAAAAACAGAAGCAGCAATCATTTTCATTACGCATGACTTAGGTGTAGTAGCAAACGTTGCGGACCGAGTGGCAGTTATGTACGCTGGTAAAGTTGTTGAAATTGGAACTGTAGATGAAATTTTCTACAATCCGAAACATCCATATACTTGGGGTTTAATCGCATCTATGCCAAGTTTAGATGGTTCAGAAGAAGAGTTATATGCAATCCCTGGAACGCCTCCAGATTTATTGAAGCCGCCAAAGGGAGATGCTTTTGCCCCACGTAACCCACAGGCACTGAAAATTGATTTTGAAATGGACCCACCTTTATTTAAAGTAAGTGATACGCACTATGCGGCAACTTGGTTACTTCACGAGCAAGCTCCAGAAGTAAAACCGCCAGCAGTCGTTGAAAAACGCATTCTTCAAATGAAAGCAGGTGAACAACATGACTAAACAACGTGAGAAATTAATTGAAGTAAAAAATGTAAAGCAGCACTTCGACGTGAGTGGTGGTGTTGTCAAAGCGGTTAATGATATTTCATTTGATATTTACCGCGGAGAAACATTTGGTCTTGTAGGAGAATCAGGTTGTGGTAAATCGACAACTGGAAGAACGATTATTCGTTTATATGATGCAACTGCTGGTGAAGTATTGTTTGATGGTGAAAACGTACATGGTAAGAAATCACGCGCAGAACTGAAGAAATTCAACCGTAAAATGCAAATGATTTTCCAAGATCCATACGCATCATTAAATCCTCGTATGACAGTAGGGGATATTATCGCAGAAGGTATTGATATTCACGGATTAGCGAAAAGTAAAAAAGAGCGCATGGACCGTGTTCATGAACTATTAAACACAGTTGGTTTAAATAAAGAGCACGCAAACCGTTTCCCACACGAATTCTCAGGTGGACAACGTCAGCGTATCGGTATCGCTCGAGCGCTTGCTGTAGACCCAGAATTTATCATTGCCGATGAGCCGATCTCAGCACTTGATGTATCGATTCAGGCGCAAGTTGTAAACTTACTGAAAAAGTTACAAAAAGAAAAAGGTTTAACATACTTATTCATCGCCCATGATTTATCAATGGTAAAATACATTAGTGATCGTATTGGTGTAATGTACCGTGGCCAAATCGTTGAGTTAACAACAAGTGATGAATTATATGCGAATCCAATTCATCCATATACGAAATCACTATTATCAGCGATTCCACTTCCAGATCCAGATTATGAGCGCAATCGTAAACGTATCGTATATGATCCATCACAGCATAATTATGGTAGTGAAGCACCAACAATGCGTGAAATTCGCCCGGGACATTTCGTACTATGTTCGGAAGCGGAGTACAAGAAATATAAAGAGATTTATCAATAAGAAAAAGAGCCATTCTTCTGTTATGGAAGGATGGCTCTTTTTCTACTATATAAAAGAATTGTATACATTTGTCGGTCAGTCGATATATTTAAAGAATCGCCGATATAAATCTCATGTATCATTAGTGATATCCATATGCAAAATTACTGAACTTGAACAGAAACATTCTCCTCTTGTTCTTCAGGTTTAACAAGTGCATAACGCTCCCATGCTCTACTTTTCCAGCGGAAGAACATAATAATGGCACGTGTCCATTCGTCGATGGCGATTGCTAGCCAAATACCAACGAGCCCCATATCTAAATGAAAGGCGAAAAAGTAACCTAGTGGTAAACTCATTAACACCATAGAGAATGCACCGATTAAAACAGGATATTTTGCATCACCAGCTGCACGAAGCGAATTAATGATGACGATATTCATCGTACGTCCCGTTTCAAGTAGTACACTTAGTAAAAGAACACTTGCGCCTAACCCGATAATGTACGGATTATCTGTAAACAGTCCCATTAATTGTGTACGGAATGTAATAACGAGAGCGACCATACATAAAGTTACACCAATCGCCCATTTTACACTTTTCCACAAGCGTTCGTATGCTTCATCTTTTTCGCCACCACCAACGAGGCGGCCAATAATAATGGCTGTTCCCATACCAATTGCAATAGCGAATAAATAAGTGAACATAGAAATGTTCGTAGCGTATTGTCTAGCCGCTAACGATTCCGTTCCTAAATATGTTGCATAGTATAAGAAGACAATTTGACAAGCTTGATACATAACTTGCTCAAAAGCAGATGGAATCCCGATTTTTAAAATTTTTCCGATATATTCTTTTGATAAGGTGAAATAATATTGTAATTTCACACGATATTCCATAACGCGGTATAGTAACCAGAAGAAAACAATAAGCGCTATAAGTCGGCTGACAGCAGAAGAAATGGCAGCCCCTTGTACACCGAGCTCAGGAAAACCAAATTTCCCGAAAATGAGTACGTAGTTTCCAGCGATATGAATCATATTCATTCCGAGTGAAATAAACATCGCTTGCTTTGTAAAACCGTGTACACGGATAATTGCGGCTAATGAGTTAATAATAGCTTGTAGGAAGATGGCTCCTCCGACGATAGATAAGTAGTTTTGCGCATACGTTAGTACATCGCCTTGTAAGTTCATTGCGAGCATCATATGTTTCGAAAATAAAAGAAAACCAGTGCTTATAACGAGCCCAACTATTAAATTTAATGTGACGGCTAATGCTGATATTTTAGATGCTTCCATAAAGCGTTTGGAACCGAGGTATTGAGATACGACGATAGCTGCGCCGTTCCCGATGACTTCTAGTACCAAAATAGCGATATGGAGGTATTGATTCGCTGCACCAACCCCAGAT
This DNA window, taken from Bacillus cereus ATCC 14579, encodes the following:
- a CDS encoding ABC transporter ATP-binding protein, translating into MTKQREKLIEVKNVKQHFDVSGGVVKAVNDISFDIYRGETFGLVGESGCGKSTTGRTIIRLYDATAGEVLFDGENVHGKKSRAELKKFNRKMQMIFQDPYASLNPRMTVGDIIAEGIDIHGLAKSKKERMDRVHELLNTVGLNKEHANRFPHEFSGGQRQRIGIARALAVDPEFIIADEPISALDVSIQAQVVNLLKKLQKEKGLTYLFIAHDLSMVKYISDRIGVMYRGQIVELTTSDELYANPIHPYTKSLLSAIPLPDPDYERNRKRIVYDPSQHNYGSEAPTMREIRPGHFVLCSEAEYKKYKEIYQ
- a CDS encoding MATE family efflux transporter encodes the protein MLRYILLKIDIGKEGTDMAAIQAKNGPTEKLSLFLLTWPIFLEVFLFMLMGIADTFMLSALSDDAVSGVGAANQYLHIAILVLEVIGNGAAIVVSQYLGSKRFMEASKISALAVTLNLIVGLVISTGFLLFSKHMMLAMNLQGDVLTYAQNYLSIVGGAIFLQAIINSLAAIIRVHGFTKQAMFISLGMNMIHIAGNYVLIFGKFGFPELGVQGAAISSAVSRLIALIVFFWLLYRVMEYRVKLQYYFTLSKEYIGKILKIGIPSAFEQVMYQACQIVFLYYATYLGTESLAARQYATNISMFTYLFAIAIGMGTAIIIGRLVGGGEKDEAYERLWKSVKWAIGVTLCMVALVITFRTQLMGLFTDNPYIIGLGASVLLLSVLLETGRTMNIVIINSLRAAGDAKYPVLIGAFSMVLMSLPLGYFFAFHLDMGLVGIWLAIAIDEWTRAIIMFFRWKSRAWERYALVKPEEQEENVSVQVQ
- a CDS encoding ABC transporter ATP-binding protein gives rise to the protein MKTLLEVKDLQVSFDTHAGEVQAVRGVTFDLEKGETLAIVGESGSGKSVTSKALMGLIPNPPGRIKNGEIVFEGRDLTKLTEKEMQQVRGKDIAMIFQDPMTSLNPTMTIGNQIMEGLIKHQGMSKADARKVALELIDLVGIPNPEARLKQYPHQFSGGMRQRVVIAMALACNPKLLIADEPTTALDVTIQAQILELMKDIQQKTEAAIIFITHDLGVVANVADRVAVMYAGKVVEIGTVDEIFYNPKHPYTWGLIASMPSLDGSEEELYAIPGTPPDLLKPPKGDAFAPRNPQALKIDFEMDPPLFKVSDTHYAATWLLHEQAPEVKPPAVVEKRILQMKAGEQHD